caaaattatccataaatatattttcagctTATCAAGTTAAGTCAAGTCAGTAACAATTTTATGCTCATCCAAACATACTCTATATTTAGTACTGTCTTGCTAAGTTGCGTATAATTGCAGCATTACGCAGGTCAAGCAAGTCAACTAAcagttttttcttttctttttgcgATATCAAGATGGCGCGATAAGGCCAGAAGCAGTGACAATTTTGCAGTGGCCTCAACTAGGAATGAATTATAAGTAAAGAAAAGGCATACTGAATTAAGTTACCTCAGTTCTGAGTGTTCTGATAATGATCTCGAATTTTTCAGCAAATGCAGCATTCACCTTAGCAGTCTCATTGTTGCCGATGCTTCTCATGGACCGGAACATTTGAAGATCAATATTTTTTTCTCCGAAGGAATTATTGTTGAAGTAGTCATTAACGGTCCATGAACCAGCAAATGCATAGACAACATCAGGTGAGCCGCTTAGTTTGTCGCGACAATAATGTTTCCCTGACAGCCTGTGAGCTTTCGTCGATGCAGACCAGGCTCGCTTGATGAATTCATCCGACACGCCTATCTCCTTGAGCCTGTGATCCTCCATTTTTACTACAGAGCTCCTCTGTTTTGCAAGAACCAGATTCTTTGTTTTTATGATACTTTAGTTCTGCTAATTGATCATATGAATGGAACTGATCACTTTTTTATTACCACATTGCCCTTGCTGCTATTGTGTGAGATGTGAAATTGGTGGTCAATTTGGTCATTGAACAAGTCTACTTGACTTGGTTGTACACATTGAGAGTGATTGGGTGAAGGAAAGTAACAAGAAAATGCCATCCAAGTTCTGGTGTTAATATTCTAAGTTGACTTGGCTCCACTCTCTTTACTTGTCTGTAAGTCCTTTGTATTAGATTCTCTGCTGCTACTTCTTTGtctatttttctttaacaagGGTTATTTTTTATAGTTACTGACTTACTGTGAAAATTTTCTGAATCCTTAAGTAAAgggtttgtttgattgtttcaCGCTCCGAGATATCTCTGATCCTGTTTTTTCATTTAAACCCTACTTTTTTCCATATTTGGAAGTGCCCAACAATACGGAATTGTTTTTGAACTCCTATTTCTTTTGCAGAGTtgaatgttaattttttttttatcaaaaagaaGCCTTACTTTTCGTAAGCCAGCTATATATATGTGCatgttttgggaaaaaaaaatactcatgATTGACTTATAAGTCAGAATCGACTTGTTTGTACCAATCGTGTACAAAATTTCTAATTCAgtcttaatttataaatcaagaagttgaaaatagtagatttttttattgatttttttataaaaataattactacAAAAATACTATGATCATTTGAaataatagtttatattttttgttattatatttacaatatttataatttactatatatatcaaaatttatatttcgcAACCACTCACTTACAAATGAACTTCACTTCACTTGTATTCACAAATGACAAACCATTCCAAAGCTCtcttctaaaagtcggtgatcaatcacgattagtcaccgattaatccctgtttcgtaactcgtcgaactgattaaatctccgattaattacTGATTAATCTGATTAAttcccgatcaattcaattaatcaccgattaatctatgttccgtgacttcaccgattaagtccgattccagctttttacaacactatcGAAAGCATGAATAACAAATGGACCCCTTTTACTTGGATCACATAAGTCTCAAATTCCCCCCTTATTCGGCCTCAAAAGCCCAGTATCAGTTGAATCACATCTGGCCCCAGTCCGATTATAACCCTTTAAGCATGATATCTAACTCACATCGTTGACATGAATTTAGCCTATAATATATATGCTTCCCAAATTAATTACACCGTTAGAATTTGAAATAAGATTTGAGATGGGGGAGAAAACTTTATTCGAATATAAGTTAGGCATGATAATATTGATATTTGCTCGGAATTTTGATTCCTGGGTTTATTTACTTTTGCATTTGAAACTATTACGAATTCTTCGTTTGATTATCCTTAATTCATGTACAGTAATATTTATTATGATCAATTCATTTAAAGTTAAAATATTTGCTAGTTGATTGttgtaataaattattttattgtattttaaaatgaaaagatattaaaacatatttctCATATGCATACCGAAGGGTCATAATCCATCGACTTTaaattcatttcaaaatttttatttcttaacaatttaaaaccgtTTATAATTTATTGAGAACAATTGGTTGTAAAGGAACCACACTAGGGACTTTGTCAAATATATTGTAATTCGTAAATTACTACgtctaattaaaatttaattttctatctCGTTTAATCATATATGGCTTTTCTTTGCTATTCGACACATATTTTATtgcatttataaaatataattaggaaaattaaattataggtCCCTGAACTGttgacgttttattgtctaggtccctgaactaaagattcTGTATTTtaggtcacttaacttttcCGTTTTCTGATTTAAGTCCTTCTGTCAAAAAGATTCGAAcggtgttaactagggttcCTCCTGAATTTCATACAgatcaaaataattttgaaagtgTTAGTGATATTCAAACTCAAATTTCAAGTAGTCAGATTGAAACTTGAGTCTGTAGCAACACTCATATGACACCAATTTTCACAAACCAGGtcgaattcaaaattttataaatttaggtcTCTAAATTCGATGAAGAACCTTAAATTTATGGTCTAATTCAAGTTTCAATTCGACtacttgaactttgaatttggatatcactaacaccttcaaaattgttttgatctgtatgaaactcaTGAATCCTTGTTAACACCGTTGGAATCATTTTGACGGAAAGACTTATATCAAAAAACGGAAAAATTAAGTGAACTAAAATACAAAATCTTTAGTTCAGGACGACAATAAAAACGTCAATAGTTCATAAacctataatttaatttttccaatataattttataatctattttttattaaaaatatttttaaaataaataacataacATTAAAATGCGTGTATCGTCCGGTTCCCCGCActatagtgggtgtttgtttcccGCTTTTAAGCCGGGCTtttggtttataagttagaagcacttatttcgtactgtttgtgtaaaaagtcaagaagcacttataataagctaggaatgctagcttttgtttcagagcttctgcttatttcccaaacactttaatcacttataagtcttaatttgcttctaacttctactccacttttttattttaagaaagaagcacttattttaaactcacccaaacggccccatagttTACTGACGGACACGAGAAAAATAGCTTAAAAATTGTAAAACCGGAAGGTGTTCGAAAGCAAAAAGGAGAGGGGAGATGGAAGAAGAGAAAGCGGCAGCTTACTACGACGAGCTGACTCGTAAGGGCCAAGGCGCTGCCCGTTTCAAACAGGGCCTCGGCTTCTCCTCTAACGACGCCGTTTCTTCCCATACTAACAAGCTCTCATTTGTTAAAGCAGGAGCTTCTTCCACAGGCCCtgacaacaacaacaacaacacgTCTCAATCTCAATTGGATAAAGAAGCTCAGCTCAAGTCAATTCAGCAAAAACTCTCTAAATCAAAATCCAATCATTCATCAGAGAGAGATCGAGAtagggagagagatagagagagggagagacgTCGTAGTCGGAGTCCGAGGAGAGATCACCGGAGTAGAGAtagggagagagatagagatagagacagagacagagagagggagagagatagagacagagggagagatagagagagggagagagatagagatagagatagggagagagatagagagagggagagggagagggataCTGGCAAGGAAAGAGATAGAGAGAGGAGGAAGAGGAGTTTATCGCCTCGCGATAAGAGGAAATCAAACAAGGATGGAATTGATTATGCTAAACTTATTCATGGTTACGAAAAAATGGTACTATTTATTTACCCCCTTCTGCTACATCTTTGATTCGAGTTTTAGCTATCATTACTTTATATTATTCCACCATGATAATGGCATTGTATTGGATCATTAATTGATAGGATGCATCATAATCAGCAATTATATCGCTGAGTACTGATCAATTACTATAGATATTGAAAATTAGATTGTGGGTATACTATACGCCTATGCAAATTGTAGGAATGAGTTAGTATAATTTTGACAAGATGTAAGCTCCCTACTATCAATGTCTTTGATGCTAGTGTCTCATGTTCACTACCTTAGTTGCACAACAGCCTCTGTTTCAGCTAAAACGTTGGCCGTCAAAATGACATAAGTTAAAGGAAAAGGCGAGAACTAGTTTTACATTGCTTTGCTAAAGTGGTCTTGGCTACAATTgttatatctgattttattttttttcctttgccTCATAATTTGAACCTAAAGCTGGGTATGTAAAAAGAAGTTGGACCTTAGTTTTGCTTTACCTTTACCAAAAAGCACAGAGGTAGTACGTGTCATATTGATACAAGGAGTACACAGGGAGTCGAAGTTTTtgaaatgtgatttttttttgtttgctaATAAAACGTGGCTTCCTTAGGCTAAAGTGATAAACACTTGCAAAATTCCACAATCATTTCTCAAGTGTCGGTTGTTTATTGGTTGTTCCTTAATAGTATTTTTAATTGTCAATGTCAGGATAAGATTTAGGGTTTGTGCAGTTTCCTTGTTTTTAGTAAGCTTGTTGTGATTGTCTACCTTAATTTCATATGATTTTACtattgatttatgaatataaggTATTTAATAGTTTCACTTGGATTTAGTATTGTAAGCGCTTGACAGGAAGATGCATAAATTGTAATATCATGCTCTTTCTTTGACAGTTGATTCTTACAAAATTTTTGTTTTGGTGAGTAGCAATTGTGATGGTGAAGTTAAGTATGTATATCTTTGTTTGCACATtagttgtgacttgtgagcCGTGTTTGCTCCGCTGCTTTTTGTCAGTATCCATCAGCACTGATAAAAACCATTATATTTTGGCAACAGTCCCCTGCTGAGAGAGTCAaggagaagatgaagcttcagcTATCTGAAACTGGTATTGATACTTTATCATAAAATGTAATTAGTCATATAGTATGATATATATCATGATATATCTGAATTCCTTATAGATAACTGTATATGTTGTATACCAACTCATTGACATGCTGAACTGAGATTTTAATGGTAAAAGAAATATAACGTTAAAATTTGCATCTATACAAGGAACCCCCACATGTTTACTATCTAAAGGCTGTACCTAAGCAGTAGCATATCAGTCTTGAGCAAAAACTAATCTACGTATATTACTAGTGCTGTTATCAGTCTTTAACCAACTATTTTGCATTTTCAATGCATgtactatacatttttttttgtttacagTGTTTGTGCTACTAATTGGCCATTTGGGATGCAATTTCACTGGAATCATTAGATGtccttatatatttatatcagcTTTACTCCAATTATTGTGCATCTGTAGTCTGTAGTTTCATACATAAATAATTGTCTATGCTTCCAGCCTTTTACTCCTTCATGTATTGTTTCGTATAGATGTTAATGCGATAATGCTCGACTTACGTGCAGCTAAAAAGGATGCAACAAATGGCAAGGGTCCCGGATGGGAACGCTTTGATTTTGACAAGGATGCACCTCTTGATGATGAGGAGATCGAAGGTTAATAATGCTATTCATTATGTAATATATGAgtgttaatataatatttttatatatctaatcACATGAAGTATGTTTCAAGTGGCTCTAGTCGCGTGAATGCATAGTAACTAAAGTAAACTTTGCACTAGTATGCTGGTCCAAAGCGACGGTGTCTTTGCAGTTCTTAACTTATTTTGgtcttcaaaaattattttgtagTTGACAAGTTTTTTATAACTTGTGGAATAGCATATAGTTTAGTTGCATTAGATATTATGCGGATCATTGATGACTTGCGCATCCCATGTTGCCAAGCTGTTGAAAGGAAACTAGGAAGTAGAATTTGCCAGTTGctgatataaataatttttgtttatttaccTCGTTAAAATGCACACTTTTACTGTTAATAAGTAATAATCCATTGTAGAACTTAGTTAGCTCTAGTTTGTTAGGGAAGTGGACTGAGTTGAGTTTCTTCAATCACAGCTGCAGATGATGACAAGGAGTTGGTTAAGCACATAGGTCAAAGCTTTCGATTCTCCACAGTTGAGGTATTGCTTATTCAATCCATTATCAGATGTCAGCCAGTTTAGTGTTTTCCATTTGTGTTATATTAACATCTTTTTGTACAGACAAAAAATGAGGAAAAACTCAAGGCCGCTCATGATGAGGCCATGTTTGGAGCTCCGACTTTTGCACCAGCAGTCGGTACAGACACTGAGGTGGAAGAGGAGGAAGACAAAAGGGAAAACCCTGTGAGTCTTATAAGTGACCAGGTGAGAAAATTTATGCATCTTGTAGTTGCTATTTAAAATTGCGCCACTCCATGTTTTTAAGGACTTTCATGTTTCTTACACCAGGTTCTGGCCATGCAACAAGGTTCTTGGAGAGATCGTGCTCGTAAAGCTTGAGTGGACTAGTATGTAGCTAGTCTGATGTCTCTGCACTGGATTGATAAATTGATTAGGAAGGAGTTCAAAAGGTCCAATTAACCTGATTAGCCCCCTTGCCTACCATGTAATTGTAGTTTTGTTTAATAGCAGCAGGTGACTAGTGTCTTACTGAatttgtataataattttaaaattttgaccaGAAAGCAGAAGGCacgtatattaatatattttttttctgaaacagTGCTCAGTTGTATAAAATCTTTAAAGATGGATGTAATCTGTTAGCTGGATTTGTTGATAATTGACACCGGAAAGGTGAACATTAAGTTTTTGAAAACTTGAAGTTCTTAGAGTTTATTGCAAAACGCACCCCTTTGGATTTTCGAAAAAGCATTTACGGCCTATACTTTACATAATTGCACTTTGCAACCCGCTGGTTCGTTTGACGTGTCACTTTGCATCCCTTCCGTTAATTTTGACGGTTAACGTTAAAATTCTCAGGGGTAGTTtgggattttttaaaaaattaatttataaccagattttatttaatttttttaaccctctaaatgatattttttgaaaaatcttaaagaacgaaagttgtagataATGAAATGATCCTTTTAAACAATAAagtcaaaattattgaaatcttttttgtaattgtttaataCATTACAAAAAATGgagatcttgtaaaaattcgtgataaattcaattaatttcggATTTCGATGATTTTTGATGATTCGGACAACACTTTAAATTGCCCATaactttcgaattttattttgaacttggaattaaataaaatctactttaattgaattttaaaataaaaaatgagttgtAAACATTATTTCGAAAATATTTCGAAACATAATATGAGGAAACAACATGAACGAAAGTTATAGGCAATTGAAAGAGTTTTCCGAATCATCAAAAATCATCGAAATccgaaattaataaaatttattacaaatttttacaagatctttattttttgtaatgtattaaacaattacaaaaaagatttcaataattctgaatttcattgttttaaaaggatcttttcattatctacaactttcgttctttaagatttttcaaaaaataacatttagagggttaaaaaaattaaataaaatctggtataaattaattttttaaacaatcccaaacTACCCTGAGAATTTAACGTTAACAGTCAAAATTAACGGAAAGAGTGCAAAGTGACGCGCCAAATGAACCAGCGGGTTGCAAATTGCAATTATGTAAAGTATAGGCTGTAAATGCTTTTTCGGAAATCCAAACGGATGCGTTTTGCAATAAACTCAAGTTCTTACTGATATGTCAAGAGTTTAAGACCCCTAGTTCCTTAAAAGGCTAGAAGTGTGATGATGATAGCGAGGAGAGAAACATATGAAACTTCCTGTATATAGTAAGCAGAAGAGGAAAAAATGCTGTCAACTTCTGCAGAGTTGCATTAAAAAAGGTTTCACATCTTTTGCCATCCAGCTGTTTCTGAATTTATTAAACCGGGT
This genomic window from Daucus carota subsp. sativus chromosome 7, DH1 v3.0, whole genome shotgun sequence contains:
- the LOC108194002 gene encoding uncharacterized protein LOC108194002 isoform X2: MEEEKAAAYYDELTRKGQGAARFKQGLGFSSNDAVSSHTNKLSFVKAGASSTGPDNNNNNTSQSQLDKEAQLKSIQQKLSKSKSNHSSERDRDRERDRERERRRSRSPRRDHRSRDRERDRDRDRDRERERDRDRGRDRERERDRDRDRERDRERERERDTGKERDRERRKRSLSPRDKRKSNKDGIDYAKLIHGYEKMSPAERVKEKMKLQLSETAKKDATNGKGPGWERFDFDKDAPLDDEEIEAADDDKELVKHIGQSFRFSTVETKNEEKLKAAHDEAMFGAPTFAPAVGTDTEVEEEEDKRENPVSLISDQVLAMQQGSWRDRARKA
- the LOC108194002 gene encoding uncharacterized protein LOC108194002 isoform X1, producing the protein MEEEKAAAYYDELTRKGQGAARFKQGLGFSSNDAVSSHTNKLSFVKAGASSTGPDNNNNNTSQSQLDKEAQLKSIQQKLSKSKSNHSSERDRDRERDRERERRRSRSPRRDHRSRDRERDRDRDRDRERERDRDRGRDRERERDRDRDRERDRERERERDTGKERDRERRKRSLSPRDKRKSNKDGIDYAKLIHGYEKMYPSALIKTIIFWQQSPAERVKEKMKLQLSETAKKDATNGKGPGWERFDFDKDAPLDDEEIEAADDDKELVKHIGQSFRFSTVETKNEEKLKAAHDEAMFGAPTFAPAVGTDTEVEEEEDKRENPVSLISDQVLAMQQGSWRDRARKA